A single Bacteroidetes Order II. bacterium DNA region contains:
- the aroQ gene encoding type II 3-dehydroquinate dehydratase produces MRILVLNGPNLNLLGEREPEKYGKTTLKDIEAELRMNFPEATFAFFQSNHEGELIDRLHQAHREQVEGVAFNPGGYTHTSVALRDAIAAIRPVVVEVHISNVHAREPFRHTSMLAPVCAGQIAGLGTFGYHLAVQYLIRANRQVHEKNK; encoded by the coding sequence ACGAGAGCCAGAGAAATATGGCAAAACCACCTTGAAAGACATCGAGGCGGAACTCAGGATGAATTTCCCAGAAGCAACATTTGCCTTTTTTCAGAGCAATCACGAAGGCGAACTGATAGATCGGTTACATCAGGCACACCGCGAGCAGGTGGAAGGCGTGGCCTTTAATCCGGGGGGCTATACCCATACGTCCGTAGCCTTGCGTGATGCCATCGCCGCCATACGTCCGGTGGTGGTAGAGGTACATATTTCCAATGTTCATGCCCGTGAGCCTTTTCGCCATACCTCGATGCTGGCCCCTGTTTGTGCAGGACAAATTGCAGGCTTGGGTACGTTTGGCTATCACTTAGCCGTTCAATACCTGATCAGGGCAAACCGCCAGGTTCATGAAAAAAATAAATAG
- a CDS encoding thioredoxin fold domain-containing protein — protein sequence MKQTIFYVVAPLWFLGLLSAGRTCAQNPPEPQSLTRPVVADTTLRWKSFPDAVAEAEATDKKLLIFVYTDWCGWCRKFQREVYTDPAVRQYLNETYAITRVNAEGTQSLSFKNMTFTESELALSLQVRGFPTHVFMAPGREKLQYLYAMPGFMPSDKFGKTLRYFGENHFENTSLDAYLGNSE from the coding sequence ATGAAACAAACCATTTTTTATGTTGTCGCCCCGCTGTGGTTTTTGGGTTTGCTCTCCGCAGGCCGTACTTGTGCCCAAAACCCGCCCGAACCACAATCCCTCACACGTCCTGTGGTGGCGGATACCACCCTCCGGTGGAAATCTTTTCCAGATGCCGTGGCCGAGGCAGAAGCCACCGATAAAAAACTCTTGATCTTTGTCTATACCGATTGGTGCGGCTGGTGTCGAAAGTTTCAGCGCGAGGTTTATACCGACCCCGCCGTGCGCCAATACCTGAATGAAACCTATGCCATCACCCGTGTAAATGCCGAGGGTACACAATCCCTCTCTTTTAAAAATATGACCTTTACAGAGTCGGAACTGGCACTTTCACTACAAGTACGGGGTTTTCCAACCCATGTTTTTATGGCGCCGGGACGGGAGAAACTGCAATACCTCTATGCCATGCCTGGTTTTATGCCTTCGGATAAATTTGGCAAAACCCTTCGATACTTCGGGGAGAACCACTTCGAGAATACTTCTTTAGATGCGTATCTGGGTAATTCTGAATGA